One part of the Eubalaena glacialis isolate mEubGla1 chromosome 19, mEubGla1.1.hap2.+ XY, whole genome shotgun sequence genome encodes these proteins:
- the GPRC5C gene encoding G-protein coupled receptor family C group 5 member C isoform X2 encodes MGARMAIQKALLMCLGLPLFLLPGAQTQNHAPSGCSPDLSPLYYNLCDRSGAWGIILEAVAGAGIVTTFVLTIILVASLPFVQDTKKRSLLGTQVFFLLGTLGLFCLVFACVVKPDFSTCASRRFLFGVLFAICFSCLVAHVIALNFLVRKNHGPRGWVVFIVALLLSLVEVIINTEWLIITLVRGGGGEGGPPANGSAGWATASPCAIANMDFVMALIYVMLLLSCAFTGAWPALYGRFKRWRKHGVFVLLTTATSIAIWVVWIVMYTYGNQQRNSPTWDDPTLAITLAANAWAFVLFYVIPEVSQVTKASPEQSYQGDLYPTRGVGYETILKEQQGQSMFVENKAFSMDEPASAKRPVSPYSGYNGQLLTGVYQPTEMTLMHKAPSEGAYDVILPRATANSQVMGSANSTLRAEDIYAAQSHQDATLPKEGKNSQVFRNPYVWD; translated from the exons ATGGGAGCCAGGATGGCCATCCAGAAAGCACTGCTGATGTGCCTGGGACTGCCTCTCTTCCtactcccaggggcccagacccAGAACCACGCCCCATCTGGCTGCAGCCCGGACCTCAGCCCTCTCTATTACAACCTGTGTGACCGCTCTGGGGCTTGGGGCATCATCTTGGAGGCAGTGGCGGGGGCGGGCATCGTCACCACTTTTGTCCTCACCATCATCCTCGTGGCCAGCCTCCCCTTCGTGCAGGACACCAAGAAGCGGAGCCTGCTGGGGACCCAGGTGTTCTTCCTGCTGGGGACCCTGGGCCTCTTCTGCCTCGTCTTTGCCTGCGTGGTGAAGCCTGACTTCTCCACCTGTGCCTCTCGGCGCTTCCTCTTTGGGGTCCTGTTCGCCATCTGCTTCTCCTGCCTAGTGGCCCACGTGATAGCCCTCAACTTCCTGGTCCGGAAGAACCACGGGCCCCGGGGCTGGGTGGTCTTCATCGTGGCCCTGCTGCTGAGCCTCGTGGAGGTGATCATCAACACGGAGTGGCTGATCATCACGCTGGTGCGGGGAGGTGGCGGCGAGGGTGGCCCTCCGGCCAATGGCAGTGCCGGCTGGGCCACCGCCTCCCCCTGTGCCATCGCCAACATGGACTTTGTCATGGCGCTGATCTACGTCATGCTGCTGCTGTCCTGCGCCTTTACGGGGGCCTGGCCCGCCCTGTACGGCCGCTTCAAGCGCTGGCGGAAGCATGGGGTCTTCGTGCTGCTCACCACGGCCACCTCCATCGCCATCTGGGTGGTGTGGATTGTCATGTACACCTACGGCAACCAGCAGCGCAACAGCCCCACGTGGGATGACCCCACGCTGGCCATCACCCTCGCCGCCAATGCCTGGGCCTTTGTGCTCTTCTATGTCATCCCTGAGGTCTCCCAGGTGACCAAGGCCAGCCCGGAGCAGAGCTACCAGGGAGACCTGTACCCCACCCGGGGCGTGGGCTACGAGACCATCCTGAAAGAGCAGCAGGGTCAGAGCATGTTTGTGGAAAACAAGGCATTTTCCATGGACGAGCCAGCCTCAG CTAAGAGACCAGTGTCACCGTACAGCGGGTACAACGGGCAGCTGCTCACCGGTGTGTACCAGCCCACTGAGATGACCCTGATGCACAAAGCCCCG TCTGAAGGAGCTTACGACGTCATCCTCCCGCGGGCCACTGCTAACAGCCAGGTGATGGGCAGTGCCAACTCCACCCTGCGGGCCGAAGACATCTACGCAGCCCAGAGCCACCAGGATGCCACCCTGCCGAAGGAAGGCAAGAACTCTCAGGTCTTTAGAAACCCCTACGTGTGGGACTGA